AAGAGGTCGCCGCAGAGTATTCGCGCCAATTTCGGCAGGCGTGCGCACTGATGGAAAAGATTGGTGTCAGCCGTTTGGTGGTCGTTGCTGGAGTACCAGAGGGAGCGGAAGGGGACAAATCTCCGAATTGGATCGTCAACACCGATAAGGAAGGCTTTCCTGAAGCGCTCGAATGGCAGTGGGAGAAACGGTTGATCCCGTACTGGAAAGAGCATGGAAAAATGGCTGCGGATCACGGCGTGACGTTGTGCTTTGAGATGCAAATCCTCGATATGATCCATACACCGGCGAAACTGATGCGGCTGCGCGATGAAATCGGTCCCGTTGTCGCCTGCAACTTTGACATCTCGCACATGTGGGTACAGGGAATTGACCCCTTCGCAGCGATGCACTATCTTGGCGATCTCATCCAAAATGTCCATCTCAAGGACACGCTCATCCATGAACCCAACGCCCGACTCCACGGTCTTTTCGACTCAACAGATTCAATCTACCCTGAACAGCGCAGCTGGTCATTTACGCTGCCCGGCTGGGGTCACGATGATCAGACGTGGCGCGAGGTAATTACGACGCTTCGTCTTCTCGGATACGAAGGTATCCTCTCGCTTGAGATGGAAAGTGAATTCATCGAAATTGAGGAAGGTTTGAAAAAGACGGCGGCGTTTATCCAACCGATGGTGTTAGAGCAGCCGAAGGGGCCGTCGTGGTGGCAGGCTGAGGAATTGCATGAGCGTTGGAAGGCGGATCAGTCTTGAATTAATCATCGCTGATTTAGAAACATCCCCAAGGTAAAAATCATGGATACTGAAGTTTGGACACAAGTAATCGTGGTTGGGGCTGGCAACGCTGCCCTTTCAGCAGCAGTAGCGGCACGGGAGCGGGGCGCAGATGTCGTCGTGCTAGAGAAGGCACCGCGTCAACACCGAGGCGGAAACAGTGCGTTGACCGTGCACATGCGGTTTCCTTATGAGGGCATGGACGATTTGACACCGCTGCTGTCCGGCATATCTTCGGCAGACCTGAGCCGTATGGCTGACCGGATCGGCCGGTACACTTCCGCTGACTACTACGACGACATTATGAGCGTGACAGAAGGCAGGAGCGAGCCGGAACTCGCGGAGATTTTGGTCGCTGAAGCTGCTTCGGTTGTCCGGTGGATGAGTTCCTATGGACACACTTGGGTTCCAACTTATGCCAACCCGGTTTCTGCCAACGTGGTATCATTCAACGGTGGCGGCTATGGTCTCCAAGAACAGTGGTTTAGGACAGCTGAGCAGCAAGGGATATCTGTCCATTACGACACCAGCGCAATCGGTTTACTACAGGATTCCCAAGGCAGGGTGACAGGGGTACGGACGAAAACATCTCAGGGTCATCGTAACTTTCACGGTGGGGCGGTGGTTTTGGCTTGTGGCAGCTTTGAGTCAAGTCCGGAAATGCGCGCCCGGCACCTCGGTCCTGACTGGGAGAGGGTAAAACTGCGGGGCGTTCCCTACAACACCGGCGACGGACTCACTATGGCAATGGAGCGTGGGGCACTACCTTATGGGAGTTGGTCGAGTTGCCACGCCTCACCTCAGGATCTGAATCGTCCGCCCTTCGACGTTCCCGGCCCCGACATCAGAGGCGATTTCTGGAGTCGTTATTCCTATCCCTTCGGGATTATGGTCAATCTTGGCGGGCATCGATTCATAGACGAGGGCGAAACTTGGCGCGGACTTACTTATGCAAAGATTGGGAGAGCCATTCTCGCCCAACCGCAAGGTATAGCGCTCCAAATTTTTGATCGCAAACATCGAGAGTTGGAGGTTATCCGGGGGTACGAAAAAGCCACCGGCTTCGAGGCAAACACCCTAGAACATCTGGCACAACAGTTGGACATCTCAGACATCCCAGCATTCATCCACACTGTGCACAAATTTAACGCCACTGTCCAGCAGGGCGAATTTAACCCTTTTCACCTAGACGGGAAAAGTGCTGTCGGTATCACTCCACCTCGAAGTAACTGGGCGCTTCCCATAGACACGCCTCCCTTTGAGGGCTTTCCGGTGGTATGTGGGATGACATTCACTTTTGGCGGTCTGCGCATTACGTCCGAGGCACAGGTAGTCCACACCATGGGCTACCCCATTCCCGGTCTCTATGCTGCTGGCGAGATGGTGGGCGGACTGTGGCACGGAAATTACCCCTCCGGGGCCGGGATGATGGCCGGCACGGTTTTCGGGCGTATTTCTGGGACAAACGCTGCTGAGGAAGCACTTCAAACCAACAGATGAGCAAAACGCCCGATGATCACCGCCTTGGAACTCATTGCAACGTTGTCCATCTTCCTGGATCCGATGCGCTAAAGGGCCAACCGGATCCACCAACGACGTGGAACTCATCCTTTTTTCCACAGAGCCAGTAGAACATCTCCGCCACTCGTAACACCGACTGCCATTTCCGTGTCGCACCAGAAAAATAACTGTTGGTGTACGAGTAGTCGGCACCAGCGAAATCGAAGTTCGGATCTACAATCCAGTCCCG
The Candidatus Poribacteria bacterium DNA segment above includes these coding regions:
- a CDS encoding sugar phosphate isomerase/epimerase, with product KVRNRRKTDTFHKEGVGYMKLGINTFFIMKFGFEAGLKFCQDLGVKAVEVDATESDVKRYCDVDTLVVNEGERDRWLDIYASHGLEIYSFAAHGAPLSPDKEVAAEYSRQFRQACALMEKIGVSRLVVVAGVPEGAEGDKSPNWIVNTDKEGFPEALEWQWEKRLIPYWKEHGKMAADHGVTLCFEMQILDMIHTPAKLMRLRDEIGPVVACNFDISHMWVQGIDPFAAMHYLGDLIQNVHLKDTLIHEPNARLHGLFDSTDSIYPEQRSWSFTLPGWGHDDQTWREVITTLRLLGYEGILSLEMESEFIEIEEGLKKTAAFIQPMVLEQPKGPSWWQAEELHERWKADQS
- the tcuA gene encoding FAD-dependent tricarballylate dehydrogenase TcuA, yielding MDTEVWTQVIVVGAGNAALSAAVAARERGADVVVLEKAPRQHRGGNSALTVHMRFPYEGMDDLTPLLSGISSADLSRMADRIGRYTSADYYDDIMSVTEGRSEPELAEILVAEAASVVRWMSSYGHTWVPTYANPVSANVVSFNGGGYGLQEQWFRTAEQQGISVHYDTSAIGLLQDSQGRVTGVRTKTSQGHRNFHGGAVVLACGSFESSPEMRARHLGPDWERVKLRGVPYNTGDGLTMAMERGALPYGSWSSCHASPQDLNRPPFDVPGPDIRGDFWSRYSYPFGIMVNLGGHRFIDEGETWRGLTYAKIGRAILAQPQGIALQIFDRKHRELEVIRGYEKATGFEANTLEHLAQQLDISDIPAFIHTVHKFNATVQQGEFNPFHLDGKSAVGITPPRSNWALPIDTPPFEGFPVVCGMTFTFGGLRITSEAQVVHTMGYPIPGLYAAGEMVGGLWHGNYPSGAGMMAGTVFGRISGTNAAEEALQTNR